In the genome of Paramisgurnus dabryanus chromosome 16, PD_genome_1.1, whole genome shotgun sequence, the window AGCGTAATATGCATCAGATGAGCAGCAGAGAGAGTCTTATGTACCTGAACGTTGTCAATTTTAGACTTGGCGAGGAGGAGTTTTTTGTCATAGTCTCTTTGTCTCTGCTCGCGCTCCGCCTCCAGTTCAAGAACGGCTTTCTGAGAGTCGGCGAGCCTCTGCCGGAGATCAGTAatctacagagagagagaaaattgtgtgttaaaaaattataattactCTGTTAGTTTGTTTTTGTAACATAGCATCAGATTCATTTGTTCAAATCTCAACTAACAATACTAAAGTCAGTCCCTGTTGATCCTGTAGTACATTGAGAACAGCAAAACAGCTGATCAAAATCATGTACAGCTTAAACACTCAGTATAGAGGGGTTGACTAGTCAACTATATTTAACTGAGATGATTTAATAAACGGAGTTCTTTTATCTCAATAGATGGAGGATTGCGTAATGCAAGGGTTGCAGGTTCccgggaacacacatactgaaaaaatgcataaaagtaaTTAACATGACAGCCCATTGTTACTCATTTAAGGATTTCCTTTTATGTGACAGAATCTATAAAAACTTCCTTTTTTTGAGGAAACGTTCAGAAAACCACCGACTAGTTGATTCAGAAACATGTTGTTTAACCCCATGTAaacaacaaacaataaatgagacAAACAAATAAAGGTCACAGTGGGAGATTTGCTGTTTTTGTTCCATTGCTATGAGTTTTAAATCATCCCCAGTGACGTCAGAGGATGCTTACAGAGAAACAGTCAAGTTTTCGTTTTATTCAGCCCGAGCAAACGCAGAGATCAGCACCCAACACTCAGTCAGGCGTGAGATCACGCGGCTCTTTGACTTTAGCCGGTCGCTCCGGCGAGCCACAACAGGAAGACGGTGGGTACAGGCGAGGTGAGGGAAATTCTACCAGAGGTGTGACAGGAGGGGCCTGTGGTCTGGTGTACAACACCGTGACACTCAAACAGAGCCCATTTCCATTCCTGTACCCTACTGCCTTTCCACAGACACCCAAACGCAGTAACGGGTCGCCGCTTTACGTGTAGTGATTCATCTCCCACCTCCATTCAATACGGACAGATTGATTAAGCAATCTTTGTTTCTTAGTAGAGTGATTCAtgtcatttatgtttttatgtcaCGCTTACCAGCAGCAAGGTGAGCCACAAAGGTTACAAGGTCAAATGGAAGATGTGTATAGTGTATAGATGttgtaatgatgatgatgatgatgatgatgatgatgatgtaccTTCTGTTCAAACTGTGTCTTCATAGAATTCCACTGAATGTCCCACTGTTTGTTCACCTCCAGTACCTGAGAAAGGTCAAACGCTACAGCTCACACGtcacacttaaaccaatgggaAATTACAACAGCAGGGGTCAGGGGACCTCCGAAAAAACGTCTTACATCTCTTCTCTGTTTCTCCAGAAGCTTGATCTTCTTCTCGTACATCTCGGGATCCAAGGTCTTAGATGGCGTTTTTTCAGCAGCTTTACCAGACTGTGAACATAAGAAAACAAACTTGCTGATCAATGGGTATTTTTTATGGATGTCAAAAGTGCATCAAAATCAAGAcgaattttctcatcctcatgttgttttaaacctgtaggagtttttattttattttgatgaacataaaataaggtattttgataaatgatggtaagcacacagctgctgTAACCATGGACTTCCATAGTAGCAGGGGTTGAAGTTCACTTTTCTAACTTAAAAGTTAGGAGCACCAGTAAAAAATTTAGGACCATCTATAGAAAATTATAGGAGCACCACAACTTCATCATCCTGCAGATTAAAAGCTTGAACAATCATACTTAATCTTAAATTATTTGCCACACACTTGTGCCTGGCCCATTTTTAAACAAGCTCttatataattaaaatgttcaatacattttttttattcacaaatccaattttttcagtttttatttttctgaattcatttttttacttttcattttctttaatggtTAACAGCAAGTTTAATAAACTGAATTCATAAAATGTAATCATTTATCTTttctaaaataattaaataaaaataaaacaaaaacattttcattaaaaggtatttttatatattttgtcaaagtgctgcaaactttgtttaaataaaaaaaatgaaagtacAAATATTTTGAGGATGATTATATTACTTAagaaataatttaaaatcacaaaaaaaatttaaaagtagattttacTGTTTAACAGTAATATATTTCTGTCAACTTCATTTCGTTTAATAGACTTTTACTCTGATGGGTTGTCCATGCGGGTTTGACGATTGCGTTTCTCATTAAAACAATGAAATCCATGTGAACTCTGACAGCAGCTCTACATATGAAATTCGTGTTTTCGTGTCTTTGGATGCTCAAAACAGCACAAGTCATCCGTCTAAAGTTTCATTGGTCTCTATGAGACATTTGCTAATTATTCCACAGTATATGCAAATGTTtggtaatgaaattaaaacagGTCGCACCACAACAATCATTTGCACTCGCACAAACACTACCAAATCAATTTTGAAGTCCGCCAATTaagaagtcaatggttacaatcagctgtgtgcttatcatcatttatcaaaatatcttcttttgtgttcagcagaaacAAATAAATCCCACAGGTTTAgatcaacatgaggatgagtaaatgacagaattttcatttttgagtgaactatcccttttaatcCCGATAGTCCGGATAGACggtacattgtataatttaatcaTCTTTATTATCTGTTTCAATAATAATGTGACTATGGGTTACGTAAGGTAATCAGTTATCACATATTTTTCTAGTAATATGAATTATACTTAAAGCTCTAAGTGATAATCTAGGTTCAATTTGACAAACGGTGTTATCAGTacttaagatttttttgttatCTTCACAAACACACAAGTACAAGGTACAAAGTTGAAGTAAGCTTAACAAACTCAaaagttttaaagttatttgCTTGATAATTTTGAGGCAATCACACATTTTCTAAGTAAATTCACTCATTACAAAGAGGAATCATTTTCAGTGTTGCTCATCATTCAACAACGACAAAGACAATCCATAGCTGTGTCAAACAGAAAAGTAAACATGAAATGATAAACAATCACCAGATCTGCATCCATCTCATATCTTTTCAACAGAACTGAGAGTTCTTCTGAATCAtcattattgttttaaacatgATTAAGTATCCCACCTAGACCTCAGACTGATTACACAACACAATCAATGGCACCCCATTACATGACAAGCAGAATTTTCCCATCAcacaacacaacaacaacaaccaccAAGGCTGAGTAAGAACGTAACAACACAACAAATGTCAATGTGTATTGTTCTTCAATATTTAGTCATATCATGAAAAAAGCCCACAATTGAGGAACTTGAACAAAAAGACCATTGAGGAAGGACAATTTTCAGAAGCGAGGTGGTATTCCCGAATCTAAACTGAGCATCGAGAGTGACTCAATAAGAAGCTTCTCGATATAGAAACTGGAGAACGATTTACACGCTGGTTCTTTTTTAAGAACTCCCACAAGATGACAAACCAGCAACTAAACCTCGACATCACCGCTCTCAGAGGGAAATGGAAAACTTCACATAAATTTAGAAGACATCAGGACACCTGAAGAGGAAATAAATGCACACCTGCTGATTCATGGTCACTTCCACCTTGGTTTTGGCTCCGTCGTCTTTGACTTGCTCCTCCTTCGGGCTGGGTTGTTCACTGGGTGCTGTCTGTGCTCCTCCGCTCACCTGCTCTTTCAGTTTCAGGTTCTCCTGCCTGTCCAGAAAAGACAAAACCAAAACCAAACCTGAGGTATTAGTGTTGTTCACAGGGTTAGTCTACAGAAGTTCATGACAGGGACAGGAAAGCAGTTGGAAAGACCCCTCAATTCCAGCACTGTTGGAAACACTGACTATACTtggattttttgttttattttgcttaGTCATTTCTATGCTCCTTTCAAGTGAAAAATAAAGATACTGTACTGTAAACTATGAAAAACTACATTACCTCAGCTGTTCTAAGTCACGGTTGCGGTACTGAAGGTCCTCTTCCATTTTTTTCCGAAGTTCGCTGTTCTCTTGTCTTAGCTGTTCGCAAAGTGTCTAgagataaaaataatataaaaaatgcaattactATTCCATTCAATTTGATTATTtatccacatttaaaatatgacatgcctagttacatttttaacaacTCACGAATTCAACCAAAATATGTTACatgaacatttaattaaactcatttaaaaaaaatgacagaattgTGCCAAATTGGCGCATATACAACAATAAACTAAGAAAATAATAAGTCACATAAAATCAATCTTATTATGATAGCAACAGTAAAAGTCTTAGGTGTTTCAGCCGGTGCTGGCAAAGGTTTTCTGTTTGTCCGATCTATTTTCCAAAAACCAAATATTATATAACCCACAATTTGCGTCTGATAGCAGTCACATCTTCTGTCTCTTTCGCTGTGTTTTCGCTGCTACAACCGCTTTGTTGCTATATCGCATTCACTTGCTGAGACTagcaaatgaaaataaatgaaaatgctTTGGCGGAAATACGTAGATGGACATTACGTCATATAAATGAGGACATGAAAATAAAAGTACTCCATATTGATATTTTATGTGTGGCATCAATGCAtcgtatttttaaatatttattcgATGCATCGATCCATATCCATGTATTGTTATACCCCTAACCCTTGGTACAACTCCTCCCCCGGCGATTAATAcgttttattaaatgtaatttttaagtTACCTTTAACATTGCCTTCGCTCACAGCAAAGAAAACCAAACAGTACCCCAGGCTCCCTCACCATCATATGAACCAAAGTGGGGCATCTGTGTATCCTTAGTTAAAGGTTTTTCAGGGTCTCACCTGCAGAAGAGACGTTCTCTGTTCATTCTTTTGGACCTTGGATGAAAGGTGGTGAAACTCAACAGCCATGCGGCCCAGGTGAGCAAGCAGTTGGTTGGGATTGGACTCTTCGGCGAACACGCTGAAAGAGCTCTCCAGTCGCCGGAGTTGACTCGCTAGCTCGAGGTTCTCCTGTGGCAGGTGCATCGCCCCGGTCTGCATCACAAGGCAGTGTTAATGTCTGAATCCTCTTTCCAAAAAATCCCATAATACATAACACCTCTACCTACTGGAACATCTAGTGGCTCCCTTACCATCATTACCTCCCCACTGAGAGAGAAAAAACTCTCAAAAACCTGTAGATTAATATTTCTGCCATCACAAACTTTTGAAAGTTTTGTAACTTCACCCAAAGAGATATTCCGTACTTTCACGCTCGAGTCTATCTGCTTACTAACTGAATCCTGGAGTTTCCCTTGAGTGAGTCATCCTGGGAAGAGTCTCATATAGATCTGTTGATTCATTACGATGAACACAGCCTTGATAAGGAAGGGCAGTGAGAAAAAAGCTGAGCAACTACTATGACTGTAATCTCGCTTGTGTGCCCGTTCATGAATGACAGGAAACCCAATGTTCGAAATGCACCAATTTCACACGTGCCCAGGATTTCCTAACATCCATAAAACTCACCGTCTGGGTTTCCGAAGCGGTCTTCTCTTCCATATTTACCACCTCAAACTCTGATGAACTTTCCTGTAAACAGAAGAATTCACAGCGTTGCAACActttctgacagtaagagacaACATCAAACCACAGTGTAACTGTtagcataaaagaaaaatgacCAGAACTGTTACGTTCCCagcatatgattttcacaacaTACTTCAAAATTATGTCATATATTTACATCTAAAGCTTATGTggtgaatgaaaaaaaaacatgtgctCAGTCACATAAAACATGAACAGCAACACATAAAGCCTGTCACATTTGGGCTgtcaaattattatttatattttacataacatataaataaaacaaatgtataactcatatgtttctttaaatttatgcatgcatgtgtgtatttatattaataatattaataataataataacacacagTACAAACACATAAATTAGGTGATTAATCATTCGACAGCACTAATAACACCTGATAGTcaccaaacaaaacaaatgtatgtttataatCCACACGGACATATAAACACTTACAGTTGCCTCTGGTTGTAAAGTATTTCCAGTTAAGCCATCTCGAGATTCTTGTCTTTCTGATGAAGGATGAGCGTGATGTTTACCACGACCTAAAGAAGACACAACAACAGAAAAGATCCAGATTATTAAGTCTAACCAGGTGAACACTCGCTCAGGATCTGAGGTTGAActttaccttgtgtgtctgtttgAACCGGAGTGCCCATACACAGGCTGGAAGCGAAGCTGGTCGTGGAGGATTTCAAGGCTTCATTATCCCTCACCAGCTCTTCCACCCTCTTCCGAAGCTTCGCCGCCTCTGTCTGAGACTCCTCTAAAAGATCTCCTATCAGTCACGTGAGAGATAAGATGACATAACTAAACAAAATAAAGGTGTAGTTTGTCACATGTTTACTGAGGCATAGCTGCCAAAAGCTGAAAATCTGGAATCGCTTCATTTTTCTATTCTTAACTCAACAAAGGAGCTATGACTTAATATTAGCAACATACCTTTGATCTAATATAGGTTAAAGACAAAAGGTGACTTTTGCCATAGACTAGTTCTTCATAAGGTTAATTCCATCAGAACCAACCACTTTCAAAACGAAATTAAAAACCTCTCTCTTTAATCGATGAGGTATTTTTGTCTAAATATatgatgtattgttttctttgtattgaatgtttatcttactgttgtttttattgtgctttataaataaactgaGAATATAGGTGGGTGAGAATGAGCAACATTTGTGACATTTAGCTTAGTTCATTCATAACATATGCTGTGGCATACATTCATAGAAAACAATAAGGTTTTAAGTCCCCAATGCTGAATACTAAGGAGAGAGCTCggtttaatttgtttttaaaaagcattaaagtttgatggGCATCGTCTCCAGAGTCCTCACCTAAACTCTTCAGTCCTTTCATTCTCTCTCTCAGTACGGTGTTTTCTTCTAGCAGCTGTCTGTAGCTGAGGCTGTTGGCCTCGTCTTTCACCTGGCAATCGCTCCCACCGGGGTCATAGATGCGATACGGGCCTTTTCCCTCCATCACTTACCAAACATGTCTCCCTGGACTACAACAGAGGAAACATCAGGGTTAAACAAAACTCTCAGATTACCACTGTAATATCAACCGGCAGTAGAAAGGTGAGTTAAGATTGGTGACTGATTTGCAATTCAAAAAGGGACATTTGAATAATGACATCTTGGGGATTTCTCTTTGACTATTTCAAGACTCCATGATTTGAATGCTCATCTTTTCTATCATCATAACTAACATGTGTTCAATGACTGAAGTCTAAAACAGTGGACATTGATCTTAACACAGAGGTTATGCAGATTTCACTTTTAAAGGatttaataacaaaaaacaacatttatacccagtgttgggtgtaactagttactaagtaattTAATTAATGTTTCCTTAATTTAATGACAGTAGCATCTGATGTAATTGAAGTAAATCCTGTGTATGGACTGTAGAtcaataatatataatacaatagtgAATTTAACATCAAcaattaaaatgcatgtttttatgtaTCTTTCTCACTTTAAATAGTTAATACGAATAATGGTAACACTCAATTCTGACTATTACTGGTTAgttattagcattaatattactgaGATAATGTCTGTTAATAAAGCATATATTAATGCCTGATTTTGTAAAACCTTATTCTACATCCTTAATTCCTACCAATAATTCAACTTAACTACTTTACTATTAATTACTTAAGTATTAACAAGCAGTAATTGGGACTATATGGAAgcaaaagtagttaatagtAAGAATTAGACCTTAAAGTGTGACCAGTATAattgatgtacttttatatgatttatttgATCCGTTTCAAGATTATCTTTGTAAAGAGTAATTAGTAATAAGTCTTTCTGGAGAGATTAAAAGTTGTACACtaatctaattacatgattTAAGATGTCAATAATAAACTAGTAATAATTAATTACctttttgagtaacttacccaagACTGTTTGTACCTAGTTACAAATCAAACCAGGGAcaaaatacagcaataaaacGATCCTGTGCCACCAGAAGACGACAGTATGACAATATATCACAAATTATTAAACACAGTAGTCAGCCAGCCACCTAACTTACCTTTAACAAGTGCACACTATGTACAGTTAACAACCCGGATCAGCTAAACCCTTTCACTTTCATTTCCATGACAAGACCTGTTAAAACAGCTCTGTTACTGTCAACATCAACGCTGATCGGTGACTTTGGACAAAAGGAAACCTTATCTAAAGGATCATGTTTATCTGTAATCCCCTCGAGCTCTGAATCAACAGCTCATAAATGACTTCACTTAACAATACGATCTGAAACGCACAGTATAGCCATCTTAAGCTTTTGATTTAACCATGAGCCGAAAACTCACTAACGTTACCAAGCCAACCTATTATGTTTAATCAATCAACGACTCGCTtcgaaaaaacaaaacaaaacaaatatatgCTGCTATTAGCTTAGCATCCGGCTAACGTCAGGTGATGTGTTTATCACGCTAGCAGACAAAAGCTTTCACGCTAGCTCTCCTTTAAACCATAAACACAACCGAAATACACACAACGATGCCCTGAGAACGAGCAGAACAGCGCGATCACACGATAACGGTTATAAATGCTTATATTTTGTGTGTGGCTGGGGATTTTTAAAGAATAAATATCTCTTTCTGTACCTTGATGGAGACGCGTCTTTGATCGGCCGATGGTTTGCGGAAGTGGTTCGCGGCTCGAGCCGGGAAATTCCACCCCGCGAGCAGATGTAAACAGAGGCGCGTTCACGCGCACTCAACAGCCACACATCTGTCTTATCATTAAAGACAAACTCACTATTCAGTTTCTCTCATTAAATGCGTTATACCTTAATCAATCCATGAAAATAGATCACCATAAAAttgaaacagaaaaaaataggGGGGGGGGAATGATTAAaaatggttttatttattttttgttttattttgtgtattttaacaAGAGATAATGGATAGCGGATAAATAAATAATCGCTGATATCtgttaattaaatgtattaaaaagtaTTCGTAACTAAAAACCTTTGTCTGATGCTGCATCTATTCCGCTAGGGGCAGTAACATTTAAACCCTATCAGACAACATAACCTGTAAGTACTTTGacgtatttgtttatttataagcCCTAAAATATGAACtatataaatgataaaaatgcatATTGGGTGCACATTTGGGGTATAACTTGAACATTAggagtggtttcccagacagggattagcttaagccaggacttagccttagtttaattaggaaattaactagttttaacaaacatatgccttaataaaaacattacttgccttttgaaacaaaacaagggcactgatgtattttaagatatgtcagtgtaagttgttttcagtttggacagctcttacatttattttagtctaggactggtctaatccctgtctgggaaaccagcCCTTAATAGCTTTGTAAAGGACATCTGCTGTCCTCTTTGTGgacactacactacactacactacactacactacactacactacactacatcagcggttctcaaactggggccCGTGatatggtgccaggggggccccaggtttatgacattttataaaatacatttatttatcataaatcctgtgcatcaaacctcagaaaaatGTGGCTtataaccaacagcactacattgtatcatttaatatatttttttaactcaagttttgtaatttttttatgttatcaattttctttgggggggcacaAAAGGATGCACCGTACCAAAGGGGGACCACATGCTGGAAAAGTTTGAGAATCACTGCACTACATATAATATCAACTAGTGATGTAGTACTCGAGTCCAGTCTCAGGCTTGAGACTGATTTCTGCTCTCTCTGACTCGTCTTGGACTcgttccttcaaagactcggacTTGATTTCATTCTTTACACCTCAAGAATCTTTTGTGAAAATGATGTCAGAGGTTCTTTAGGAAAATGGTTCTTAGGTCACTGTGTAAttttaaaagtgcagaactgAGGATCTTACGTTTATTTCATGAAAGCTAATAATATTCTTAATACCCAACTCTAGTAAATCTCGCAGACAACCAGTATAAAGAGATGTTGAGTAAGAGTAGAGTTGTCTCATAGACATTATAAACCAATGACTGTATTGTTTGTACATGTCAAATACTTTAGAAACATGATTAAAGTAAACGCTCCAGTTTGATTCAGGTGCATTAGAAAGTATTCAGTCATGAGTCATGGGGATGTTATTGTGTTGCATCTTATTGGAATTGCTTGTATTTCAAAAGCCTTTTGTGCTGTGTATTAAATCTCTTTTTTCTCCATTATGAATCCCAGTGCCCAAGCTTGCTTCACCATCTAAAACTAACACATATGATATGATTCACCATCATTTATATTAAACTGAGgcacattttaaaagtaaacaGGTGGAGAATCGGATGGACTCCTGAAGGGAATTTAATTTATTGGGTAATTCACACAAATCTGTTTGtgatattacagtttttcttaattgctaaaacactaaaccccaatGGCCGGTTGCATTAACCTttcagtcttaaaagttagtcatgaatttttttcttcaagactgatcattactgttttaagtattttacatagaaaggtagattggtctaatttaaatccaaataataaaaCTGATTAGTTAGTCAGACTCATTCTTAACGCAGAGTCTTAACAtcacggctatgtttatgcaaccggccacaaACTCTAAACCAAATTCATAATGCCCTCAACCTATTTGTCAATTAATGCCctctttttgcaaaactctaaacacaaagtATTCACTAATTTCAACTAATTCTGTAGAAACTACATTATTattgggtattactggcaactagctgccagtaacttactgtagattttacattgatgttatttactgccaatagttaaatgaacataaaatattttcagtctttttcttctacagtaagttactggcaaccagctgcataattacagaaAATTTTTACAGTGCTCATTTAACATAGCAATGCACTTGGTTTAAAAATGCTAAAtacaggcaggcaaaagttgaacacaaatACAACATATTTATCATCGAATGTACACACTTTTTTCTAATGGtatttttaccaattgtgtggaTTGGAAACAATGTGAGAtgcagatgaagagtatgaggaagaacgTGACACCAGAGATGATGCAATTGtcaaaatttgcagttggattgctgacAAGTTTTGCCTTCAGTAATATTACTGTAATAGTAAACTgactattacttgcagtacttacagtaaagtttTCACTATATTTACTAAAGTAAACTTGTggttacagtaatagagatttcttacagtatttgtcaagtgtgttgtgttgttatataataaacatgtatttttctgtaagcagatgtcTGAATGCCGTGTTGTCTATTAGTGTCTAATGAATGTtctgtagtgttttatattacaGACTCTTGTGTGCATGATTTAAAAGATTTGTTTGATTAaggtgaaatggttttgaaggaattgtttgattttgctggaagagtcaggggttctaTAAATTTAGTTTGACAATTTGGATTTGTGTTTAAAGTTTTGAGAAAACAAGTGATGCGTTTTAGTAATTCAGAAAACCTCTAACTTTAACTTATACATTTGCCCATATCCTTTTTTAAGCTAAAAAACTCACAAAAAAACCTTAGGCACCAAAAATCTTAGGCAACAAAGTCATCCTTTAGTTTCTCttgtggttattttaagatatttggtCAGGTGTGCGTTATTCGAAAAATAGTGCACACCTgtcgaacatttctcaaccaatcagaataaagcattcagcAGCCCCATTGTATAATAATTAATacatattaaatgtataatataaaacaatattttttattgttatattgCAGCCATTATTAATAAAGATGAACCTAACATCCACTTTGCCTTGAAAATAAATGGTGACATCTTGTGGAAATGTTTTACTGTGGTGTTTTAGATGAACATCACACAGATACTATACTGTAGATTCTGTTAACAACTGTATGGTgtcaaaaaaaatgatttttttaagagTCTAGGTGCCCAACtttcaaaatgtaaatataagaaagcatgtaaatatatatacagtacacatataTGATAATCTTGCTCATCTTATTTATGGTTAAAAATCAAGCAATTGAAAAACATGTATGTATAGTTAAAGTGTAATGTGAAATGAGATCAAATCCATAAGATCAATCATAGTTTGATAAATGCAAGCAGATTTTAAAATGGtctatgtttaaaaaatgtggtGAAAAGAAAATGCAAATGTACTGATTTACCTATCTTACACTTTAAATAAGCAAAGACATGTCAAATTATTTCTGTTATCAAATCTAGATATTAGctgatatttaatattattgcaTAGTTACTCACCTACATATGATAGTTGTGTCCGAGAGGCGTTTTTTAAGGAAACTAGTGGCAATGGGGGAAGCGTTTGCAGTGTTTTTAAACAGAAGGGGGAATTCCCACATAGTAAGCGGCTCTGATATTTTTTAGCTCAAAAGTGGGACCTGGTATGTGTCCAGAAACTACAGTCTGTTACCAGACAAGAGATATATATTCAGAAGTAACCTGGTGGGTTTTGTTTGTTCAGATTATGCTAAAAGCATTTGTCATCATGATTTAAATCAAATTCTAGATTCATACACCAGCAGGTTATTGCATTAGACAACATAATGATCAGTTCATGTGTATTTGCACAtataatgtacattttaatatataaacacataaaaatacCAAACCCAGTTTTTGTCACaactaaaacacaaaaacaaacttagaaatgtaaataaattgaTAGCAACAGATTA includes:
- the tnip1 gene encoding TNFAIP3-interacting protein 1 isoform X2, which translates into the protein MEGKGPYRIYDPGGSDCQVKDEANSLSYRQLLEENTVLRERMKGLKSLGDLLEESQTEAAKLRKRVEELVRDNEALKSSTTSFASSLCMGTPVQTDTQGRGKHHAHPSSERQESRDGLTGNTLQPEATESSSEFEVVNMEEKTASETQTTGAMHLPQENLELASQLRRLESSFSVFAEESNPNQLLAHLGRMAVEFHHLSSKVQKNEQRTSLLQTLCEQLRQENSELRKKMEEDLQYRNRDLEQLRQENLKLKEQVSGGAQTAPSEQPSPKEEQVKDDGAKTKVEVTMNQQSGKAAEKTPSKTLDPEMYEKKIKLLEKQRRDVLEVNKQWDIQWNSMKTQFEQKITDLRQRLADSQKAVLELEAEREQRQRDYDKKLLLAKSKIDNVQGEKECLTSETCELKQKVRYLQDQLLPLTKQREYQEKEIQRLNRALEEALNLQSPSSTQPGMNLGDGVANLRQQELHTQIAVLKEQVKIFEEDFRKERSDRERMNEEKEDLRRQVERLQGQMTNLTNQLHQAQNECQRERAERCKLERLQMQHKQGQQERRTSDPTSGAPNGPMSPPYCGPFVQVGHQGLEGWPIHFPPRMPNINTAPGRDFQPVNPGFPWQSSFPQPRGSRGQADTARAPPETAEMGATGFGKRERPNMDPGKH
- the tnip1 gene encoding TNFAIP3-interacting protein 1 isoform X1, with the translated sequence MEGKGPYRIYDPGGSDCQVKDEANSLSYRQLLEENTVLRERMKGLKSLGDLLEESQTEAAKLRKRVEELVRDNEALKSSTTSFASSLCMGTPVQTDTQGRGKHHAHPSSERQESRDGLTGNTLQPEATESSSEFEVVNMEEKTASETQTTGAMHLPQENLELASQLRRLESSFSVFAEESNPNQLLAHLGRMAVEFHHLSSKVQKNEQRTSLLQTLCEQLRQENSELRKKMEEDLQYRNRDLEQLRQENLKLKEQVSGGAQTAPSEQPSPKEEQVKDDGAKTKVEVTMNQQSGKAAEKTPSKTLDPEMYEKKIKLLEKQRRDVLEVNKQWDIQWNSMKTQFEQKITDLRQRLADSQKAVLELEAEREQRQRDYDKKLLLAKSKIDNVQGEKECLTSETCELKQKVRYLQDQLLPLTKQREYQEKEIQRLNRALEEALNLQSPSSTQPGMNLGDGVANLRQQELHTQIAVLKEQVKIFEEDFRKERSDRERMNEEKEDLRRQVERLQGQMTNLTNQLHQAQNECQRERAERCKLERLQMQHKQEGQQERRTSDPTSGAPNGPMSPPYCGPFVQVGHQGLEGWPIHFPPRMPNINTAPGRDFQPVNPGFPWQSSFPQPRGSRGQADTARAPPETAEMGATGFGKRERPNMDPGKH
- the tnip1 gene encoding TNFAIP3-interacting protein 1 isoform X3, translating into MEGKGPYRIYDPGGSDCQVKDEANSLSYRQLLEENTVLRERMKGLKSLGDLLEESQTEAAKLRKRVEELVRDNEALKSSTTSFASSLCMGTPVQTDTQGRGKHHAHPSSERQESRDGLTGNTLQPEATESSSEFEVVNMEEKTASETQTTGAMHLPQENLELASQLRRLESSFSVFAEESNPNQLLAHLGRMAVEFHHLSSKVQKNEQRTSLLQTLCEQLRQENSELRKKMEEDLQYRNRDLEQLRQENLKLKEQVSGGAQTAPSEQPSPKEEQVKDDGAKTKVEVTMNQQSGKAAEKTPSKTLDPEMYEKKIKLLEKQRRDVLEVNKQWDIQWNSMKTQFEQKITDLRQRLADSQKAVLELEAEREQRQRDYDKKLLLAKSKIDNVQGEKECLTSETCELKQKVRYLQDQLLPLTKQREYQEKEIQRLNRALEEALNLQSPSSTQPGMNLGDGVANLRQQELHTQIAVLKEQVKIFEEDFRKERSDRERMNEEKEDLRRQVERLQGQMTNLTNQLHQAQNECQRERAERCKLERLQMQHKQQERRTSDPTSGAPNGPMSPPYCGPFVQVGHQGLEGWPIHFPPRMPNINTAPGRDFQPVNPGFPWQSSFPQPRGSRGQADTARAPPETAEMGATGFGKRERPNMDPGKH